The Paeniglutamicibacter sulfureus genome includes a region encoding these proteins:
- a CDS encoding c-type cytochrome translates to MKALSQRRRHPLAAVALLLMGLLITGGLYMAAGSVNEAKAATGFSASDIEEGNKLFVANCATCHGLNAEGSADGPSLIGVGAAAVDFQVGTGRMPMQMQGPQAQAKPVQFDDAQISQLSAYVASLGAGPAIPSEDMLDTSHGNSAAGGTVFRVNCAMCHNAAAAGGALTRGKFAPALAGVSEKHIYEAMVTGPQNMPVFNDSNITPEEKRDVITFLKEVEAQGSPGGAKLGSLGPVAEGLFIWTAGLGIIIAFTIWLTSRPS, encoded by the coding sequence GTGAAGGCTCTTTCGCAAAGGCGCCGCCATCCACTCGCCGCCGTCGCACTGCTGTTGATGGGCCTGCTCATCACTGGAGGCCTGTACATGGCCGCCGGCAGCGTCAACGAGGCCAAGGCGGCTACAGGATTCAGCGCAAGTGACATCGAGGAGGGCAACAAGCTCTTCGTCGCCAACTGCGCTACCTGCCACGGTTTGAATGCAGAAGGATCCGCTGACGGTCCTTCGCTGATTGGCGTAGGCGCCGCTGCAGTCGACTTCCAGGTCGGAACCGGCCGTATGCCGATGCAGATGCAGGGGCCCCAGGCTCAGGCCAAGCCGGTACAGTTCGATGACGCCCAGATCTCCCAGCTCTCCGCATATGTGGCCAGCCTGGGTGCCGGACCGGCAATCCCGTCCGAGGACATGCTTGATACATCCCATGGCAACTCTGCCGCAGGCGGTACGGTTTTCCGCGTGAATTGCGCAATGTGTCACAACGCCGCCGCTGCCGGCGGCGCACTTACGCGCGGCAAGTTTGCCCCGGCCCTGGCCGGTGTATCCGAGAAGCACATCTACGAAGCCATGGTTACCGGCCCGCAGAACATGCCCGTCTTCAACGACTCGAACATCACTCCCGAAGAGAAGCGTGACGTGATCACCTTCCTGAAGGAAGTCGAAGCCCAGGGTTCGCCGGGCGGCGCCAAGCTCGGTTCGCTGGGTCCGGTCGCTGAAGGTCTCTTCATCTGGACCGCTGGTTTGGGCATCATCATTGCCTTCACCATCTGGCTCACCTCGCGTCCTTCCTAG
- a CDS encoding CHY zinc finger protein: protein MSLERPNVLGPAVDGQTRCVHYRTELDVIAIQFACCREFYPCHLCHAEAADHDAAQWPVDSRDEPAVLCGVCGHLLAITEYLDVDSCTRCAATFNPGCKLHTELYFQN from the coding sequence ATGAGCCTGGAGAGGCCGAACGTGCTGGGTCCGGCCGTCGATGGCCAGACGCGCTGCGTCCACTATCGAACCGAGCTCGACGTGATCGCGATCCAGTTCGCGTGCTGCCGCGAGTTCTACCCGTGCCACCTGTGCCACGCGGAGGCGGCCGACCATGATGCGGCGCAGTGGCCGGTGGATTCCCGCGACGAGCCGGCCGTGCTCTGCGGCGTCTGCGGCCACCTATTGGCGATCACCGAGTATCTCGATGTCGACTCGTGCACGCGTTGCGCAGCGACGTTCAACCCGGGATGCAAGCTGCACACGGAGCTGTACTTCCAGAATTGA
- a CDS encoding ubiquinol-cytochrome c reductase iron-sulfur subunit, translating into MGDHSHGSPDDSGTVAKAGTGTLEKFQDPGLPPHRKRLADTDPHAEKRAERQVALLFIISIVGTLSFFIAYFVLGRPENISEIRVQNAMLGLGTTFAMLGIGIGIVHWAKTLMPDHEISEMRHEITAEADRKDAEEIINQVIEETGIKRRPLIRNTLIGAMALAPIPAIFMFRDLDRSGKNAGEMVEQLRHTMWDTDVRLTRDPSGTPIKASDVQIGSAFHVIPEGLDEAEDMLNEKAKAVVLLMRLDPSKMQVSEGREDWHVDGIVAYSKICTHVGCPVALYEQQTHHLLCPCHQSTFDLTQECKVIFGPAGRALPQLPITVDSNGFLVAQSDFQEPVGPSYWERG; encoded by the coding sequence ATGGGCGACCATAGTCACGGCAGTCCGGACGACTCGGGCACCGTTGCTAAGGCTGGCACGGGAACCCTGGAGAAATTCCAGGATCCCGGCCTTCCGCCGCATCGGAAGCGCTTGGCAGATACCGACCCGCATGCAGAGAAGCGAGCAGAGCGTCAGGTAGCGCTGCTGTTTATCATCTCCATCGTCGGAACACTGTCGTTCTTTATTGCTTACTTCGTTCTCGGACGTCCGGAAAACATCTCGGAAATCCGCGTACAGAACGCGATGCTCGGCCTTGGCACCACTTTTGCCATGCTCGGCATCGGTATCGGTATTGTCCACTGGGCAAAGACCCTGATGCCGGACCACGAGATTTCCGAAATGCGTCACGAGATCACCGCTGAGGCTGATCGCAAGGACGCCGAGGAGATCATCAACCAGGTGATCGAAGAGACGGGCATCAAGCGCCGTCCATTGATTCGAAACACCCTCATCGGCGCCATGGCATTGGCTCCGATTCCCGCGATCTTCATGTTCCGCGACCTCGACCGTTCCGGCAAGAACGCCGGCGAAATGGTCGAGCAGCTGCGCCACACGATGTGGGACACGGACGTTCGCCTGACCCGCGATCCCTCCGGAACCCCCATCAAGGCATCGGATGTGCAGATTGGTTCGGCTTTCCACGTCATTCCCGAGGGACTTGACGAAGCCGAGGACATGCTCAACGAGAAGGCCAAGGCCGTTGTCTTGCTGATGCGCCTGGATCCATCGAAGATGCAGGTCTCCGAGGGACGCGAAGACTGGCACGTGGACGGCATCGTTGCCTACTCCAAGATCTGCACGCACGTCGGTTGCCCCGTGGCCCTCTACGAGCAGCAGACGCACCACTTGCTGTGCCCGTGCCACCAGTCGACCTTTGACCTCACGCAGGAATGCAAGGTCATCTTCGGCCCGGCCGGACGCGCGCTGCCTCAGCTGCCAATCACGGTTGACTCCAATGGCTTCCTGGTCGCCCAGAGCGATTTCCAGGAGCCTGTTGGACCGAGCTACTGGGAGCGTGGCTAA
- a CDS encoding DUF3054 domain-containing protein, whose protein sequence is MTSRKTWIAYFAIDVVLVLIFALSGRGSHQHSLTILGVLQTAAPFLLALAALTLLSRPWTNHSRIWPTGILVWLGTVALGLSLRVLFGATAAVPFIIVATIVLGVFLVGRRVATNLIARRRVRTPTS, encoded by the coding sequence ATGACCTCTCGTAAGACCTGGATCGCATATTTCGCGATCGATGTGGTCCTTGTCCTGATCTTCGCGTTGAGCGGGCGGGGCTCCCACCAACATTCATTGACCATTCTGGGCGTGCTCCAGACCGCCGCGCCTTTCCTGCTGGCACTGGCCGCACTGACGCTGCTCTCACGCCCCTGGACCAACCACTCGCGCATCTGGCCCACCGGCATCCTCGTATGGCTCGGCACCGTCGCCTTGGGGCTATCCCTGCGCGTGCTGTTTGGCGCCACCGCCGCGGTGCCGTTCATCATTGTCGCAACGATTGTTCTCGGAGTGTTCCTGGTGGGACGCAGGGTAGCCACAAACCTTATAGCGCGCCGCCGCGTGCGCACGCCAACTTCCTGA
- a CDS encoding VOC family protein has translation MLSAPGGTDEHGVPGGAGQAMPDGAMPAPGGWNRFSLLVEDLTAEMERLVAAGVPLRSNVITGAGGRQLLLEDPSGNLVELFEPSSTAASGTTPEQPAP, from the coding sequence ATGCTCAGCGCCCCGGGCGGCACGGATGAACACGGTGTCCCGGGCGGCGCTGGCCAGGCCATGCCGGACGGCGCGATGCCCGCACCCGGAGGATGGAATCGCTTTTCACTGCTGGTGGAGGACCTCACCGCTGAAATGGAACGGCTCGTGGCCGCAGGCGTGCCACTGCGCTCGAATGTGATCACCGGTGCCGGCGGCAGGCAGTTGCTGCTGGAAGACCCCTCGGGGAACCTGGTGGAACTCTTTGAACCGTCTTCGACAGCGGCTTCCGGCACTACACCGGAACAGCCCGCGCCCTAG
- a CDS encoding energy-coupling factor transporter transmembrane component T: MLTLYRPGTGWLHRMPAGPKLLLVLAVVLGVSLLPSHWSSAAIAAAATIGGYTVAGLGPGGSGILELGRQVHAIRWVIAITALSQLVFLGPEPALANVARLTAAIAIAALLALTTRVTALLDAIERGLRPLERLGLDAQRIALLLTVTISTIPVLGRRAGEVRDAQRARGARNSPRTFVVPFLIVALKHADELGDALTARGVR, encoded by the coding sequence GTGCTGACGCTCTACAGGCCGGGCACCGGCTGGCTGCACCGCATGCCCGCCGGCCCAAAGCTGCTGCTGGTCCTGGCGGTCGTGCTCGGAGTCTCGCTGCTGCCCTCGCATTGGTCTTCGGCGGCCATCGCCGCGGCGGCGACCATCGGGGGCTACACGGTGGCGGGCCTGGGACCCGGAGGGTCCGGGATCCTGGAACTCGGCCGCCAGGTCCATGCGATCCGCTGGGTCATCGCGATCACCGCGCTCAGCCAGTTGGTCTTCCTGGGCCCGGAACCCGCGCTCGCCAACGTCGCCCGCCTCACCGCCGCGATCGCGATCGCCGCCCTGTTGGCACTCACCACCCGGGTGACAGCGCTGCTGGATGCCATCGAACGCGGGCTGCGCCCGTTGGAACGACTGGGCCTGGACGCGCAGCGGATCGCGCTGCTGCTCACGGTGACGATCAGCACCATCCCGGTGCTGGGCCGCCGGGCGGGCGAGGTGCGCGATGCACAGCGGGCGCGCGGTGCCCGAAACAGCCCGCGCACCTTCGTCGTCCCCTTTCTCATCGTGGCGCTCAAGCACGCGGACGAGCTCGGCGATGCGCTCACCGCGCGGGGTGTGCGATGA
- a CDS encoding cytochrome c oxidase subunit 4, whose translation MKIETWLFLGGIFFFTPVAIVYGIMTNWEEHVGYLALFMLSGMCIMIGWYLLHTSRRVGPRPEDRLDGEIHENAGTVGLFSPWSWWPLALGTGAAIGFAGLALGFWVLYIGVGLTIVGLVGWVYEYSRGDHAH comes from the coding sequence ATGAAAATTGAAACTTGGCTCTTCCTGGGCGGCATCTTCTTCTTCACCCCGGTGGCGATCGTGTACGGCATCATGACCAACTGGGAAGAACACGTAGGCTACCTGGCGTTGTTCATGCTCTCTGGCATGTGCATCATGATCGGCTGGTACCTGCTGCACACTTCCCGTCGCGTTGGTCCCCGTCCCGAGGACCGTCTTGACGGCGAGATCCACGAGAACGCCGGCACCGTTGGCCTCTTCTCCCCGTGGAGCTGGTGGCCGCTGGCACTTGGTACGGGTGCCGCGATCGGTTTTGCCGGTTTGGCCCTGGGCTTCTGGGTCCTGTACATCGGCGTTGGCCTCACGATCGTCGGCCTGGTTGGCTGGGTCTACGAGTACAGCCGCGGTGACCACGCCCACTAA
- a CDS encoding GntR family transcriptional regulator has translation MKPYAPQPKVHGLIDGDSPVSKYRQIREILRTHATTVCQPGYRLPPERELAEEFGVARKTLRQAIDSLVEDQVLKRVVGVGTFVAHPKLDLQIRLNSYSEEMIRRGMVPDAHVLRFEESPATSSLSRHMEIDEGEPVIRFSRLLLADGKPMSLDENFMPSALVPGFLNDPPPISLYQSLNERYGLVLEWGEDQIESTAATSEHAGLLKVEVGFPLLRITRYAFVGEVLVDYSISLYRSDRYKLFVPLQRQGTRSPRYSTVR, from the coding sequence GTGAAACCCTACGCGCCGCAGCCCAAGGTGCATGGCCTGATCGATGGCGATTCGCCCGTGAGCAAGTACCGGCAGATTCGCGAGATCCTGCGTACCCACGCAACCACGGTCTGTCAGCCCGGATACCGGCTTCCACCCGAGCGCGAGCTGGCCGAGGAATTCGGTGTGGCCCGCAAGACCCTGCGGCAGGCCATCGACTCGCTGGTCGAGGACCAGGTGCTCAAGCGGGTGGTCGGCGTCGGGACGTTCGTGGCGCACCCCAAGCTGGACCTGCAGATCCGCTTGAACTCCTACAGCGAGGAAATGATCCGACGTGGCATGGTCCCCGATGCGCATGTGCTGCGCTTCGAGGAGTCGCCGGCTACCAGCAGCCTGTCGCGCCACATGGAGATCGACGAGGGCGAGCCCGTGATCCGCTTCAGCCGTCTCCTGCTGGCCGATGGCAAGCCGATGAGCCTCGATGAGAACTTCATGCCCAGCGCGTTGGTACCCGGGTTCCTCAACGACCCCCCGCCCATTTCCCTGTACCAGTCGCTGAATGAACGCTACGGCTTGGTGCTGGAGTGGGGCGAGGACCAGATCGAAAGCACGGCGGCGACCAGCGAGCACGCCGGGCTCCTGAAGGTCGAGGTGGGTTTCCCCTTGCTGCGTATCACCCGATACGCATTTGTCGGTGAGGTGCTCGTCGACTATTCGATCTCCCTCTATCGCTCCGACCGCTACAAGCTCTTTGTCCCGCTGCAGCGCCAGGGGACCCGCAGTCCGCGCTACAGCACCGTGCGGTAG
- a CDS encoding dihydrofolate reductase family protein has protein sequence MRRIINSTYVSLDGVVTNPQHWPSLPDPGDEKATIQQELIEQCDAVLLGKDTYLGFAGVWQGHSGDAFTDRINTMQKYVVSTTLRETTWDNTAIIANDVAAGIARIKVQPGKDILTYGFGRLAGTLMENGLLDEIRLWIHPFFLGNAPEAGLLIHHTDAARLRLSGSRTMANGTVIHSYAVENGS, from the coding sequence ATGCGTCGAATCATCAATTCAACCTATGTCTCGCTCGACGGAGTCGTCACCAACCCGCAGCATTGGCCCTCCCTGCCGGACCCGGGCGATGAAAAGGCCACGATCCAGCAGGAGCTCATCGAACAGTGCGACGCGGTGCTGCTGGGGAAGGACACCTACCTGGGTTTTGCCGGGGTCTGGCAGGGACACTCGGGGGACGCGTTCACCGATCGCATCAACACCATGCAGAAGTACGTCGTCTCCACCACCCTTCGGGAAACCACGTGGGACAACACCGCCATCATCGCAAACGACGTCGCCGCCGGCATAGCGCGCATCAAGGTCCAACCGGGCAAGGACATCTTGACCTATGGGTTCGGACGCCTCGCCGGCACGCTCATGGAGAATGGGCTGTTGGATGAGATCCGGCTGTGGATCCACCCGTTTTTCCTGGGCAATGCCCCCGAGGCAGGTCTTTTGATCCACCATACGGACGCGGCCCGGTTGCGGCTGAGCGGTTCACGGACCATGGCCAACGGCACCGTCATCCATTCCTACGCGGTGGAGAACGGTTCATAG
- a CDS encoding cytochrome b has product MSTTTEYTPKTSTGRIANFVDQRVGGSVIVKEFGRKIFPDHWSFMFGEVALYTFVLLLISGTFLTFFFDPSMAHVIYNGSYNPLKGIGMSAAYSTSLDISFDVRGGLFMRQVHHWSAILFVAAVSVHMLRVFFTGAFRKPRELNWVVGGVLLILAMAAGFTGYSLPDDLLSGNGLRIIDGVIKSIPLVGTYISLFLFGGEFPGTVIIPRLYSLHIMIVPALLLLMVGIHLFMVVVHKHTQYPGPGRTNDNVVGFPVGPVYAAKAGGFFFIVFGIVAAISGLLTINPIWNYGPYDPSPVSAGTQPDWYIGFVDGALRLMPGVLGNFSFEWLIPFPWGTNTLTLNVLIPALIPAGIMFTIMFAWPWIESWVTKDKREHHLLDRPRNAPFRTGMGVAGVVSYCVMWAAASSDLIATHFHVSLNDVTYWLRVLFFLGPILGFIVARRIALSLQRKDREIVLHGRETGIIEMSPEGTFSERHEALDVYKLHQLVNYEDRKVIPAQPNAAGHISGSEKRRGALSKFFFEDRVAPVTPSELAAVHAEHGHGPAEIEGSSTESIEK; this is encoded by the coding sequence ATGAGCACCACAACTGAGTACACTCCGAAGACTTCCACCGGACGCATTGCCAACTTCGTCGACCAGCGTGTCGGCGGATCGGTGATCGTCAAGGAATTCGGTCGCAAGATCTTCCCGGACCACTGGTCCTTCATGTTCGGCGAGGTGGCACTGTACACCTTCGTCCTGCTGTTGATCTCCGGAACGTTCCTGACGTTCTTCTTCGATCCGTCGATGGCACACGTCATCTACAACGGTTCGTACAACCCGCTCAAGGGCATCGGCATGTCCGCCGCATACTCCACGTCGCTGGATATTTCCTTCGACGTGCGTGGCGGTCTGTTCATGCGCCAGGTCCACCACTGGTCGGCGATCCTGTTCGTTGCCGCCGTGTCGGTCCACATGCTTCGCGTGTTCTTCACCGGTGCGTTCCGCAAGCCGCGCGAACTGAACTGGGTTGTCGGCGGCGTGCTGCTGATCCTGGCGATGGCTGCCGGCTTCACCGGTTACTCCCTCCCCGATGACTTGCTCTCCGGCAACGGCCTGCGCATCATCGACGGCGTCATCAAGTCGATCCCGCTGGTGGGCACCTACATTTCGCTCTTCCTCTTCGGTGGCGAATTCCCGGGCACGGTCATCATTCCGCGCCTGTACTCCCTGCACATCATGATTGTTCCGGCGCTCCTGCTGCTCATGGTCGGCATCCACCTGTTCATGGTGGTCGTGCACAAGCACACCCAGTACCCCGGCCCGGGCCGCACCAACGACAATGTCGTGGGCTTCCCTGTCGGTCCGGTCTACGCTGCCAAGGCAGGCGGGTTCTTCTTCATCGTCTTCGGCATCGTGGCTGCGATCTCCGGATTGCTGACCATCAACCCGATCTGGAACTACGGCCCGTATGACCCCTCGCCGGTCTCCGCCGGCACCCAGCCTGACTGGTACATCGGCTTCGTCGATGGCGCCTTGCGACTGATGCCGGGCGTGTTGGGCAACTTCTCCTTCGAGTGGCTCATCCCGTTCCCGTGGGGTACCAACACCCTGACGCTGAACGTCCTGATTCCGGCTCTTATCCCTGCCGGCATCATGTTCACGATCATGTTCGCATGGCCGTGGATCGAAAGCTGGGTCACCAAGGACAAGCGCGAACACCACCTGTTGGATCGCCCGCGCAACGCCCCGTTCCGTACGGGCATGGGTGTTGCAGGTGTCGTTTCCTACTGCGTGATGTGGGCAGCGGCCTCCTCCGACTTGATCGCCACCCACTTCCACGTGTCGTTGAACGACGTCACTTACTGGTTGCGAGTGCTGTTCTTCCTCGGCCCGATCCTCGGCTTCATCGTGGCCCGCCGCATCGCACTGTCGCTGCAGCGCAAGGACCGCGAGATCGTCTTGCACGGTCGCGAAACCGGAATCATCGAAATGTCGCCGGAAGGCACCTTCTCGGAGCGCCACGAGGCGCTGGATGTCTACAAGCTGCACCAGCTGGTCAACTACGAGGACCGCAAGGTCATTCCGGCCCAGCCGAACGCGGCCGGCCACATCAGCGGCAGCGAAAAGCGCCGCGGCGCCCTGTCCAAGTTCTTCTTCGAGGATCGTGTGGCCCCGGTTACGCCTTCCGAGTTGGCAGCAGTGCATGCCGAACATGGACACGGACCGGCAGAAATCGAAGGTTCCTCCACGGAATCCATCGAAAAGTAG
- a CDS encoding Lrp/AsnC family transcriptional regulator, producing the protein MVTAFVMIQTASDSIPECAEKISDIEGISEVYSVAGDWDLIAIARVRHHEELAEVIANKLSKVPGITGTQTHIAFRAYSSHDLDAAFSLGLE; encoded by the coding sequence GTGGTCACTGCATTCGTCATGATCCAAACCGCTTCTGACAGCATTCCCGAGTGCGCCGAAAAGATTTCGGACATCGAAGGCATCTCCGAGGTCTACTCGGTCGCCGGCGACTGGGATCTCATCGCCATCGCCCGGGTCCGCCACCACGAAGAGCTCGCCGAAGTCATCGCCAACAAACTATCCAAGGTTCCAGGCATCACCGGAACCCAAACACATATTGCGTTCCGGGCATATTCAAGCCACGACCTGGATGCTGCGTTCTCCCTCGGTCTCGAATAG
- a CDS encoding energy-coupling factor ABC transporter ATP-binding protein codes for MSTTAIQLRDVGMRLGDVDVLQDVSLDLDARTVAVIGENGSGKSSFARLIGGLATRTSGELGILGIDPSRRGAELRRRIAVVFSNPDAQIIMPTVGEDVAFSLRADKLRPAELGQRVATAMERFGLAHLAERPSHDLSGGQKQLLALCGAFVRNPELVIADEPTAYLDARNARRVADHLFEDVGHRLVLVTHDLALAARCDQAVMFAGGRMVGVGEPDAIIARYEAVLRC; via the coding sequence ATGAGCACCACGGCAATCCAACTCAGGGACGTCGGGATGCGTCTGGGCGACGTTGACGTGCTGCAGGACGTTTCCCTCGATCTGGACGCACGCACCGTAGCGGTCATCGGGGAGAACGGCTCGGGCAAGTCCTCGTTCGCCAGGCTGATCGGCGGCCTGGCCACCAGGACCTCGGGCGAGCTGGGCATCCTGGGGATCGACCCGAGTCGCCGGGGCGCCGAGCTGCGCCGGCGCATCGCCGTCGTCTTCAGCAACCCCGACGCGCAGATCATCATGCCCACCGTCGGCGAGGACGTCGCCTTCTCGCTGCGCGCCGACAAGCTCCGCCCTGCAGAGCTCGGGCAACGGGTGGCCACGGCCATGGAACGGTTCGGCCTCGCGCATCTGGCCGAACGGCCCTCCCACGATCTCTCGGGCGGGCAGAAGCAGCTGCTCGCGCTGTGCGGCGCGTTCGTGCGCAACCCGGAGCTGGTGATCGCCGACGAGCCGACCGCCTACCTGGACGCACGCAACGCCCGACGGGTCGCCGACCACCTGTTCGAGGACGTCGGACACCGCCTGGTGCTCGTCACCCACGACCTCGCGCTGGCCGCGCGTTGCGACCAGGCGGTGATGTTCGCCGGCGGACGCATGGTCGGCGTCGGCGAACCCGACGCGATCATCGCCAGGTACGAGGCCGTGCTGCGGTGCTGA
- the trpD gene encoding anthranilate phosphoribosyltransferase has product MSTIRTDPKFPTWPSILSALIARGDLDRDQAYWAMGEVMTGNASDAQVAGFLVALRSKGETVAELTGLVEAMIANARPLVVEGERLDIVGTGGDRQNTINISTMSSLVCAGAGARIVKHGNRASSSSSGSADVLEALGVRLDVPIENLNAVLDTANITFCFANIFHPSMRNAAVPRRELGVPTAFNFMGPLTNPSGPTASAIGCADLRMAPLMAGVLAARGVRALVFRGEDGLDELTTTADNRVWEVRDGTVTESRFDARDLGMARVTLDDLRGGDAQHNAQVVRDVLDGVRGPARDAVLLNAAAGLVAFDQDASGSVQDRLGKAVVKAAESIDSGSARLVLEKWVKATA; this is encoded by the coding sequence GTGTCAACGATTCGAACGGACCCAAAGTTCCCCACATGGCCATCAATCCTCTCTGCGCTGATCGCCCGCGGCGATCTCGACAGGGACCAAGCGTATTGGGCCATGGGCGAGGTGATGACGGGCAATGCCAGCGATGCGCAGGTGGCCGGTTTCCTTGTTGCGCTCAGATCCAAGGGTGAGACCGTTGCCGAACTCACCGGCCTGGTGGAGGCGATGATCGCCAATGCCAGGCCGCTGGTCGTCGAGGGCGAACGCCTGGACATCGTGGGCACCGGGGGTGACCGACAGAACACCATAAACATCTCCACGATGTCGTCCCTGGTGTGTGCCGGGGCAGGGGCCCGAATCGTGAAGCACGGGAACCGTGCCTCCTCTTCGTCCTCGGGCTCCGCCGATGTGCTCGAGGCCCTGGGTGTGCGACTCGACGTTCCCATCGAAAACCTGAACGCTGTCTTGGACACCGCGAACATCACTTTCTGTTTCGCGAACATCTTCCACCCCTCAATGCGGAACGCCGCAGTGCCCAGGCGCGAGCTGGGGGTGCCGACGGCATTCAATTTCATGGGGCCGCTGACCAACCCCTCCGGGCCGACTGCATCCGCGATTGGCTGCGCGGACCTGCGCATGGCTCCGCTGATGGCAGGGGTGCTGGCCGCGCGGGGGGTTCGTGCGTTGGTCTTCCGAGGCGAGGATGGACTGGATGAACTGACCACGACCGCCGACAACAGGGTCTGGGAAGTTCGTGACGGCACGGTCACCGAGTCGCGCTTCGATGCGCGGGACCTCGGCATGGCCCGGGTGACGCTCGACGATTTGCGCGGGGGAGACGCCCAGCACAACGCGCAGGTGGTGCGCGACGTGCTTGACGGTGTCCGCGGCCCTGCCCGCGATGCGGTCTTGCTCAACGCCGCGGCCGGGTTGGTGGCCTTTGACCAGGATGCCTCCGGCTCCGTCCAGGATCGCTTAGGGAAGGCGGTCGTGAAGGCCGCGGAGTCGATCGATTCCGGATCCGCCCGGCTGGTTCTGGAGAAATGGGTCAAGGCGACGGCCTAG
- a CDS encoding cytochrome c oxidase subunit 3 — translation MTTATHALIAPAHPAPNRPNMVSVGTVVWLASELMFFAALFAMYFTLRAASPEMWATETEKLNVPFALINTIILVSSSFSCQLGVFRAEDLKPRRTGGLFNLKEWGMVEWFVLTFILGAIFVSVQAYEYTELIAHGIALNSNAYGSVFYMTTGFHGLHVAGGLIAFLLIIGRALIARKLGHYEATGAIVVSYYWHFVDVVWIALFAIIYFLK, via the coding sequence GTGACAACTGCGACTCATGCCCTAATTGCCCCGGCGCATCCTGCGCCGAACCGTCCCAACATGGTGTCGGTAGGAACTGTCGTCTGGCTTGCCAGCGAGCTGATGTTCTTTGCCGCGCTTTTCGCCATGTACTTCACACTCCGCGCTGCATCGCCGGAAATGTGGGCGACCGAAACCGAGAAACTCAACGTTCCGTTCGCACTTATCAACACGATCATCCTGGTCTCGAGCTCGTTCTCCTGCCAGTTGGGTGTCTTCCGTGCCGAGGATCTTAAGCCTCGCCGCACCGGCGGACTGTTCAACTTGAAGGAATGGGGAATGGTTGAATGGTTCGTCCTGACCTTCATCCTCGGTGCCATCTTTGTTTCCGTTCAGGCCTACGAATACACCGAGCTCATTGCTCACGGCATTGCCTTGAACTCCAACGCCTACGGTTCCGTGTTCTACATGACCACCGGATTCCACGGCTTGCACGTGGCCGGCGGACTCATCGCCTTCCTGCTGATCATCGGACGTGCGCTTATTGCACGTAAGTTAGGTCACTACGAGGCAACCGGTGCGATTGTCGTGTCTTACTACTGGCACTTCGTCGACGTCGTGTGGATCGCCTTGTTCGCGATCATCTACTTCCTGAAGTAG